A DNA window from Piliocolobus tephrosceles isolate RC106 chromosome 9, ASM277652v3, whole genome shotgun sequence contains the following coding sequences:
- the KCNMA1 gene encoding calcium-activated potassium channel subunit alpha-1 isoform X6 — protein sequence MANGGGGGGGSSGGGGGGGGSSLRMSSNIHANHLSLDASSSSSSSSSSSSSSSSSSSVHEPKMDALIIPVTMEVPCDSRGQRMWWAFLASSMVTFFGGLFIILLWRTLKYLWTVCCHCGGKTKISQENIGCLSRKFYQPSDGFTLTILQPQDGLIKSWIPEESRSFVASKILWEIKFSKDLQFHEYLVSGIAPSFLIKGIQDCGHASWDISSLVPLVSESQIVNDFSLLKRVACGLFQKVKKKTLQFPPVGNLVTVIPVLCSLLYFFTLFFSLWDFIRALYSLGCDIVKFDPVVDCIE from the exons ATGGCAAatggtggcggcggcggcggcggcagcagcggcggcggcggcggcggcggaggcaGCAGTCTTAGAATGAGTAGCAATATCCACGCGAACCATCTCAGCCTAGAcgcgtcctcctcctcctcttcctcttcttcttcttcctcctcctcttcctcctcgtcCTCGGTCCACGAGCCCAAGATGGATGCGCTCATCATCCCGGTGACCATGGAGGTGCCGTGCGACAGCCGGGGCCAACGCATGTGGTGGGCTTTCCTGGCCTCCTCCATGGTTACTTTCTTCGGGGGCCTCTTCATCATCTTGCTCTGGCGGACGCTCAAGTACCTGTGGACCGTGTGCTGCCACTGCGGGGGCAAGACCAAG ATTTCCCAAGAAAACATAGGCTGCCTTTCCAGAAAATTCTACCAGCCCTCAGATGGGTTCACCCTCACCATCCTTCAGCCCCAAGATGGTTTGATCAAGAGCTGGATTCCAGAGGAAAGCAGGTCTTTTGTAGCATCTAAAATTCTATGGGAGATAAAATTCAGCAAGGACCTCCAATTTCATGAATATTTGGTCTCTGGGATTGCACCATCCTTTTTGATCAAAGGAATCCAAGACTGTGGACATGCATCGTGGGACATCTCTTCATTAGTACCTCTGGTCTCTGAATCTCAAATAGTGAATGACTTTAGTCTTTTGAAAAGAGTGGCATGTGGACTTTTTcagaaagtgaagaagaaaacattacaaTTTCCTCCTGTTGGGAACTTGGTCACAGTCATTCCAGTACTGTGTTCTTTGCTGTactttttcacattgtttttttctttgtgggaTTTCATCAGAGCTCTCTATTCACTTGGGTGTGACATTGTGAAGTTCGATCCTGTTGTAGACTGTATTGAATAG
- the KCNMA1 gene encoding calcium-activated potassium channel subunit alpha-1 isoform X8, producing the protein MANGGGGGGGSSGGGGGGGGSSLRMSSNIHANHLSLDASSSSSSSSSSSSSSSSSSSVHEPKMDALIIPVTMEVPCDSRGQRMWWAFLASSMVTFFGGLFIILLWRTLKYLWTVCCHCGGKTKAVGNFDHNENFFNDSK; encoded by the exons ATGGCAAatggtggcggcggcggcggcggcagcagcggcggcggcggcggcggcggaggcaGCAGTCTTAGAATGAGTAGCAATATCCACGCGAACCATCTCAGCCTAGAcgcgtcctcctcctcctcttcctcttcttcttcttcctcctcctcttcctcctcgtcCTCGGTCCACGAGCCCAAGATGGATGCGCTCATCATCCCGGTGACCATGGAGGTGCCGTGCGACAGCCGGGGCCAACGCATGTGGTGGGCTTTCCTGGCCTCCTCCATGGTTACTTTCTTCGGGGGCCTCTTCATCATCTTGCTCTGGCGGACGCTCAAGTACCTGTGGACCGTGTGCTGCCACTGCGGGGGCAAGACCAAG GCAGTGGGCAATTTTGATCATAATGAAAACTTTTTCAATGATTCAAAGTAA
- the KCNMA1 gene encoding calcium-activated potassium channel subunit alpha-1 isoform X14, translating to MANGGGGGGGSSGGGGGGGGSSLRMSSNIHANHLSLDASSSSSSSSSSSSSSSSSSSVHEPKMDALIIPVTMEVPCDSRGQRMWWAFLASSMVTFFGGLFIILLWRTLKYLWTVCCHCGGKTKGCWRQRLGPGWGTHSLGCSGAGWGEPTPRGRRELGAAGCSSGTYPKFFGLCSFAPRPPTLGPRKCHQQRGAGAGVHPRPRFYAELLPWRSRWLDVVGFSYSWRRRPPALRLATPSMYGC from the exons ATGGCAAatggtggcggcggcggcggcggcagcagcggcggcggcggcggcggcggaggcaGCAGTCTTAGAATGAGTAGCAATATCCACGCGAACCATCTCAGCCTAGAcgcgtcctcctcctcctcttcctcttcttcttcttcctcctcctcttcctcctcgtcCTCGGTCCACGAGCCCAAGATGGATGCGCTCATCATCCCGGTGACCATGGAGGTGCCGTGCGACAGCCGGGGCCAACGCATGTGGTGGGCTTTCCTGGCCTCCTCCATGGTTACTTTCTTCGGGGGCCTCTTCATCATCTTGCTCTGGCGGACGCTCAAGTACCTGTGGACCGTGTGCTGCCACTGCGGGGGCAAGACCAAG GGTTGTTGGCGGCAGCGGCTGGGGCCGGGGTGGGGGACGCACAGtcttgggtgcagtggtgcggGGTGGGGAGAGCCTACCCCGCGGGGACGCAGGGAACTGGGGGCAGCTGG GTGCTCTAGTGGAACATACCCCAAGTTCTTCGGCCTCTGTTCCTTTGCCCCCAGGCCACCCACTTTGGGTCCCCGGAAATGCCACCAGCAGCGCGGAGCTGGAGCGGGGGTCCACCCGAGGCCGCGGTTTTACGCGGAGCTTCTTCCCTGGCGCTCAAGGTGGCTAGATGTCGTCGGCTTTAGCTATTCCTGGCGCAGACGCCCACCAGCACTGAGGCTGGCGACACCTTCGATGTATGGTTGCTAG
- the KCNMA1 gene encoding calcium-activated potassium channel subunit alpha-1 isoform X7, which produces MANGGGGGGGSSGGGGGGGGSSLRMSSNIHANHLSLDASSSSSSSSSSSSSSSSSSSVHEPKMDALIIPVTMEVPCDSRGQRMWWAFLASSMVTFFGGLFIILLWRTLKYLWTVCCHCGGKTKATHFGSPEMPPAARSWSGGPPEAAVLRGASSLALKVARCRRL; this is translated from the exons ATGGCAAatggtggcggcggcggcggcggcagcagcggcggcggcggcggcggcggaggcaGCAGTCTTAGAATGAGTAGCAATATCCACGCGAACCATCTCAGCCTAGAcgcgtcctcctcctcctcttcctcttcttcttcttcctcctcctcttcctcctcgtcCTCGGTCCACGAGCCCAAGATGGATGCGCTCATCATCCCGGTGACCATGGAGGTGCCGTGCGACAGCCGGGGCCAACGCATGTGGTGGGCTTTCCTGGCCTCCTCCATGGTTACTTTCTTCGGGGGCCTCTTCATCATCTTGCTCTGGCGGACGCTCAAGTACCTGTGGACCGTGTGCTGCCACTGCGGGGGCAAGACCAAG GCCACCCACTTTGGGTCCCCGGAAATGCCACCAGCAGCGCGGAGCTGGAGCGGGGGTCCACCCGAGGCCGCGGTTTTACGCGGAGCTTCTTCCCTGGCGCTCAAGGTGGCTAGATGTCGTCGGCTTTAG
- the KCNMA1 gene encoding calcium-activated potassium channel subunit alpha-1 isoform X9, producing the protein MANGGGGGGGSSGGGGGGGGSSLRMSSNIHANHLSLDASSSSSSSSSSSSSSSSSSSVHEPKMDALIIPVTMEVPCDSRGQRMWWAFLASSMVTFFGGLFIILLWRTLKYLWTVCCHCGGKTKVL; encoded by the exons ATGGCAAatggtggcggcggcggcggcggcagcagcggcggcggcggcggcggcggaggcaGCAGTCTTAGAATGAGTAGCAATATCCACGCGAACCATCTCAGCCTAGAcgcgtcctcctcctcctcttcctcttcttcttcttcctcctcctcttcctcctcgtcCTCGGTCCACGAGCCCAAGATGGATGCGCTCATCATCCCGGTGACCATGGAGGTGCCGTGCGACAGCCGGGGCCAACGCATGTGGTGGGCTTTCCTGGCCTCCTCCATGGTTACTTTCTTCGGGGGCCTCTTCATCATCTTGCTCTGGCGGACGCTCAAGTACCTGTGGACCGTGTGCTGCCACTGCGGGGGCAAGACCAAG GTGCTCTAG